Proteins encoded in a region of the Novibacillus thermophilus genome:
- a CDS encoding N-acetylglucosaminidase — protein MSLKLLVTTLLVISMITHPHLVNADEKGIHKKDIENLDNNKELLMEGDTDSKENSKSPSSEELEDKFNHKYYRKEEFEDEKNNENELVEQKNSDDLDQDISKSLEVKIEEQEIKPFRSTSNEPKTANEWLEYAASQPDSSSRLKAYIEGHKLYPNDSRFIEGINKSARSLLNWASEKHQEGDYETAIDRYNLILSAPALDSKIKRETEIKLKYAEEGKDIPTANSLYNRAQNKPYSSDRLSIFIEGYVLYPNDSRFIEGINKSARSLLNWASEKHQEGDYETAIDRYNLILSAPALDSKIKQEAEYNLNYAKQGKRTVELYYKYAISQQHSSDRLTLFIEGHSIYGGAKLIKEGINKSARSLLDWASEKHKEGDYETAIDRYNLILSAPALDSKIKQETESKHKSALHSLAHNQPYSSDRLSKFIEGYKLYPNDSRFIEGINKSARSLLNWASEKHQEGDYETAIDRYNLILSAPALDSKIKQETESKHKSALHSLAHNQPYSSDRLSKFIEGYKLYPNDSRFIEGINKSARSLLNWASEKHQEGDYETAIDRYNLILSAPALDSKIKRETEIKLKYAEEGKDIPTANSLYNRAQNKPYSSDRLSIFIEGYVLYPNDSRFIEGINKSARSLLNWASEKHQEGDYETAIDRYNLILSAPALDSKIKQETEIKLKYAERREKIPSAEKIYEEANNHPHSSERLRLFVEGYILYPEDKRFLKGIEESAQSLLNWAMEQHRQRKFETAIERYNRILNAPGVPESIRNQALKNLELAKKGEIPFSRTIITYTDYNISFEEALRIQMTRSPKTTTPRGYVHKDYIKNGRVNISSGHLNVRSSASMTGNIIGKLEKGQKVTILGQKGDWLDVSYSAPGLFHDASEAAVAEYLDPNNNDIFQHLVLTESVGVSAKQLNKVLAGRGILSGMGQAFIDGGRKYSVNEVYLISHAILETGNGTSQLAKGVEVGKNRDGHLVLVTSSNRSSLTNIRTTYNMFGVGAHDGNAVKAGATYAYEQGWFTPEDAIIGGSKFIAQRYIHNSYKQNTLYKMRWNPANPGYPQYATDIGWAVKQVPNIKNLYEQLTDPVMHFDIPRYK, from the coding sequence GTGTCCTTGAAGTTATTAGTCACCACTTTATTGGTTATCAGTATGATTACACACCCTCATCTTGTGAACGCAGATGAAAAAGGTATACATAAAAAGGATATTGAAAATCTTGATAATAATAAGGAACTTTTAATGGAAGGTGATACGGATAGTAAAGAAAATTCAAAATCCCCATCAAGTGAAGAGCTAGAAGATAAATTCAATCATAAATACTACAGGAAAGAAGAATTTGAAGATGAAAAGAATAATGAAAATGAACTCGTTGAGCAAAAAAACTCCGATGATTTAGATCAAGATATTAGTAAATCCTTAGAAGTTAAAATTGAAGAACAAGAAATTAAACCTTTTCGCTCAACAAGTAATGAGCCTAAAACAGCAAATGAATGGCTTGAGTATGCTGCGTCTCAACCTGACTCATCAAGTAGGCTCAAAGCTTATATTGAAGGACATAAATTATATCCGAATGATAGTCGATTTATAGAGGGAATAAATAAAAGTGCGCGATCATTGTTGAATTGGGCAAGTGAGAAACATCAGGAAGGGGACTATGAAACGGCGATCGATCGGTACAACCTAATACTTTCAGCACCTGCACTAGATTCAAAAATAAAACGAGAGACTGAAATCAAACTAAAATATGCGGAAGAAGGAAAAGACATACCTACAGCAAACAGTCTTTATAATAGAGCCCAAAATAAGCCATATTCTTCTGACCGTCTATCTATTTTTATAGAGGGTTATGTTTTATATCCGAATGATAGTCGATTTATAGAGGGAATAAATAAAAGTGCGCGATCATTGTTGAATTGGGCAAGTGAGAAACATCAGGAAGGGGACTATGAAACGGCGATCGATCGGTATAACCTAATACTTTCAGCACCTGCACTAGATTCAAAAATAAAACAAGAGGCTGAGTACAATCTTAACTATGCTAAGCAAGGGAAAAGGACTGTTGAATTATACTATAAGTATGCTATAAGTCAGCAACATTCCTCAGATCGTCTAACGTTATTTATTGAAGGACATAGCATATATGGGGGAGCAAAGTTAATAAAAGAAGGAATAAATAAAAGTGCACGATCATTGTTGGATTGGGCAAGTGAGAAACATAAGGAAGGGGACTATGAAACGGCGATCGATCGGTACAACCTAATACTTTCAGCACCTGCACTAGATTCAAAAATAAAACAAGAGACGGAGAGCAAGCATAAAAGTGCTTTACATAGTTTAGCGCACAACCAACCGTATTCCTCAGATCGCCTTTCTAAATTTATCGAGGGATATAAATTATACCCAAATGATAGTCGATTTATAGAGGGAATAAATAAAAGTGCGCGATCATTGTTGAATTGGGCAAGTGAGAAACATCAGGAAGGGGACTATGAAACGGCGATCGATCGGTACAACCTAATACTTTCAGCACCTGCACTAGATTCAAAAATAAAACAAGAGACGGAGAGCAAGCATAAAAGTGCTTTACATAGTTTAGCGCACAACCAACCGTATTCCTCAGATCGCCTTTCTAAATTTATCGAGGGATATAAATTATACCCAAATGATAGTCGATTTATAGAGGGAATAAATAAAAGTGCGCGATCATTGTTGAATTGGGCAAGTGAGAAACATCAGGAAGGGGACTATGAAACGGCGATCGATCGGTACAACCTAATACTTTCAGCACCTGCACTAGATTCAAAAATAAAACGAGAGACTGAAATCAAACTAAAATATGCGGAAGAAGGAAAAGACATACCTACAGCAAACAGTCTTTATAATAGAGCCCAAAATAAGCCATATTCTTCTGACCGTCTATCTATTTTTATAGAGGGTTATGTTTTATATCCGAATGATAGTCGATTTATAGAGGGAATAAATAAAAGTGCGCGATCATTGTTGAATTGGGCAAGTGAGAAACATCAGGAAGGGGACTATGAAACGGCGATCGATCGGTATAACCTAATACTTTCAGCACCTGCACTAGATTCAAAAATAAAACAAGAGACGGAAATTAAACTTAAATATGCTGAACGTAGAGAAAAAATTCCATCAGCAGAAAAAATATATGAAGAAGCCAATAATCATCCTCATTCTTCGGAAAGGTTAAGATTATTTGTAGAAGGATATATTTTGTATCCAGAGGACAAAAGATTTTTAAAGGGAATTGAAGAAAGTGCCCAAAGTTTGTTAAATTGGGCTATGGAACAACACAGACAAAGAAAATTTGAAACCGCAATAGAGAGGTATAACCGTATTTTAAATGCACCTGGCGTACCGGAAAGCATAAGGAACCAAGCTCTAAAAAATCTAGAATTAGCCAAGAAAGGTGAAATTCCATTTAGTAGAACTATCATCACCTATACAGATTATAATATATCCTTTGAAGAGGCACTGCGAATACAAATGACAAGATCGCCGAAAACGACCACGCCTAGGGGATATGTTCATAAAGATTATATAAAGAACGGTAGAGTCAATATAAGTTCAGGACATTTAAATGTTCGAAGTTCAGCGAGTATGACGGGAAATATTATAGGAAAGTTAGAAAAGGGGCAAAAAGTCACAATTTTAGGCCAAAAAGGCGACTGGCTAGATGTTTCTTATTCAGCACCAGGGCTTTTTCATGATGCTAGCGAAGCGGCCGTTGCAGAATATTTAGACCCAAATAATAACGATATTTTCCAGCACTTAGTTTTAACTGAAAGTGTGGGAGTTTCGGCTAAACAGCTAAATAAAGTATTAGCTGGGAGAGGAATATTAAGTGGCATGGGACAAGCATTTATTGACGGAGGAAGAAAATATTCTGTTAATGAAGTGTACTTAATATCACATGCTATATTGGAAACAGGAAACGGGACATCGCAACTAGCAAAAGGTGTTGAAGTTGGAAAGAACCGTGATGGTCATTTAGTATTAGTCACCTCAAGTAATAGAAGCAGTCTAACAAATATTAGAACGACATACAATATGTTTGGAGTTGGTGCACATGATGGTAACGCCGTTAAAGCAGGTGCGACATACGCTTATGAACAAGGCTGGTTCACTCCAGAAGATGCGATTATAGGCGGTTCAAAGTTCATAGCTCAAAGGTACATTCATAATAGCTACAAACAAAACACTTTATACAAAATGAGATGGAATCCTGCCAATCCAGGATACCCACAATATGCAACAGATATTGGTTGGGCTGTGAAACAAGTACCGAACATTAAAAATTTGTACGAACAATTGACTGACCCTGTTATGCACTTTGATATACCAAGATATAAGTAA
- a CDS encoding ABC transporter permease, whose protein sequence is MLSTIRNYRELIYFLVHKELRVKYRNSFFGFFWTLLEPLGMMAIYTVVFSIIIRFKVDNYPLFILSGLIPWMFLSNSIQKGAKSLTVNASLIKKIYFPRQIFPLSTVLTNFIHFLPALALVLILALITEGGEIPFLRLLALPLIILLQALLVLSITIVLSVMNVYYKDVEIILTVVLRGWMYLSPIIYPLSFVPEQFIDWYLLNPMAVILSLYRWVFFSDITVPGDFIIYVVTLCVVALTISWKLFDRMSRRVGEII, encoded by the coding sequence ATGTTATCGACGATCCGGAACTACAGAGAGCTGATATACTTTCTCGTGCACAAAGAACTGCGGGTGAAGTACCGCAACTCGTTTTTCGGTTTTTTCTGGACGCTGTTGGAACCGCTCGGGATGATGGCTATTTACACAGTGGTGTTTTCCATTATTATCCGCTTTAAGGTTGATAATTACCCGTTATTTATCTTGTCTGGGTTGATACCGTGGATGTTTTTGTCCAATTCTATACAAAAGGGGGCAAAATCTCTTACGGTTAATGCTTCATTAATAAAAAAGATTTATTTCCCAAGGCAGATATTCCCTTTATCAACGGTGCTGACGAATTTTATACACTTTCTTCCAGCGCTCGCGCTTGTCTTGATTTTAGCCCTCATAACAGAAGGCGGAGAAATTCCGTTTCTGCGATTGCTTGCACTGCCTTTAATCATTCTGTTGCAGGCATTACTCGTTTTGAGTATTACCATCGTGTTGTCCGTAATGAACGTGTACTACAAAGATGTGGAAATAATTTTGACCGTTGTGCTCAGGGGCTGGATGTACTTGTCGCCAATTATTTATCCACTGTCGTTTGTGCCAGAACAATTCATTGATTGGTATTTGTTAAACCCGATGGCTGTGATTTTGTCACTCTACCGCTGGGTTTTTTTCTCTGACATAACCGTTCCTGGAGACTTTATTATTTACGTCGTGACACTTTGTGTTGTGGCGCTAACAATCTCTTGGAAATTGTTCGACCGGATGAGCCGTCGCGTCGGGGAAATTATTTAA
- a CDS encoding CDP-alcohol phosphatidyltransferase family protein, with protein sequence MTDGKYTLSDVHSTYKAKDAWWTVLFVDPIASRLVVPVANYTNITPNQISIVSFIVGMIAAYSFYVGSTDALLTGAILYHISFILDCMDGKIARLKGNGSMFGVLLDIMLDHIRVIVCGVALTVGQFQLTGDHTFLFLALLFMFVYFFRHYNALTLYKLRRQMRGKIKKARANRNKEEKALVRAHWLHTEHWIDDSHPASALKEDVERAERVLSEAEEKVRRYTEGRVKEDAEEKRKIDLQQAFKSKFPRYLKIREMLLRNRIRMHLFSGIEFQMFIFIIAPIVGFIPEIILFSSALLFMFELAIIYKLWLSTKDFEKELAKIQNR encoded by the coding sequence TTGACAGATGGGAAATATACCCTGTCAGACGTTCATAGTACGTACAAAGCGAAAGACGCCTGGTGGACCGTCTTATTCGTCGACCCTATTGCGTCGCGGTTAGTCGTACCAGTCGCCAACTACACGAACATTACGCCAAACCAAATCTCCATCGTGTCTTTTATAGTCGGTATGATCGCCGCTTACAGTTTTTACGTGGGTAGTACTGACGCTCTCTTAACCGGGGCCATCCTGTACCACATCAGCTTCATTCTCGACTGTATGGACGGGAAAATCGCCCGGTTGAAGGGGAACGGCTCCATGTTCGGCGTTTTGCTCGACATTATGCTCGATCACATTCGCGTCATCGTGTGCGGCGTGGCGCTGACAGTCGGACAGTTTCAGCTGACAGGGGATCATACATTTTTGTTCTTAGCTTTGCTCTTTATGTTTGTCTACTTTTTTCGCCACTACAACGCGTTGACCTTGTACAAACTTCGCCGTCAAATGCGGGGAAAGATCAAGAAGGCGAGAGCGAACCGCAATAAAGAGGAGAAAGCCCTCGTTCGCGCTCATTGGCTCCATACAGAGCATTGGATAGATGACAGCCACCCGGCGTCTGCTCTAAAGGAAGATGTGGAGCGGGCAGAACGCGTTCTGTCGGAAGCTGAGGAAAAGGTTCGAAGGTATACAGAGGGGCGTGTGAAGGAAGATGCAGAAGAGAAGAGGAAGATCGACCTGCAGCAGGCATTCAAATCGAAATTTCCGCGGTACTTGAAAATCCGAGAGATGCTGTTAAGGAATCGCATCCGCATGCACTTGTTCAGCGGTATTGAGTTTCAGATGTTTATCTTCATCATTGCGCCCATCGTCGGGTTTATCCCTGAGATTATTCTGTTCAGCTCCGCTCTGCTGTTTATGTTCGAACTGGCGATTATATACAAGCTCTGGTTGAGCACGAAGGACTTTGAGAAAGAGTTGGCCAAAATTCAAAACAGGTAA
- a CDS encoding CDP-alcohol phosphatidyltransferase family protein has translation MKQSTNAYPTLPLDSERILKARQRCQKPREQEEIWSWFVLRRVTVYVTLLLNRTPFTPNGVSWLGIGFFLLTGWLVAVGETWSHLLAVVTYNTGYACDCIDGELARLRNKTSRRGVFLDTLIRACSIPIVASIGLALVRWHEVSFGEPSLVYGIVVMSTMALLVPSLIT, from the coding sequence ATGAAACAGAGTACAAACGCGTACCCGACATTACCTCTTGATTCCGAACGCATCCTTAAGGCCCGCCAACGTTGCCAAAAACCGCGTGAACAGGAAGAAATCTGGTCGTGGTTTGTGTTGCGGCGGGTGACGGTTTATGTGACGCTGTTATTGAACCGCACGCCTTTCACCCCGAACGGCGTCAGCTGGCTCGGCATCGGTTTCTTCCTCCTCACCGGATGGCTCGTAGCCGTCGGTGAAACGTGGTCGCACCTTTTGGCCGTTGTGACTTATAACACCGGGTATGCGTGTGATTGCATTGACGGCGAATTGGCGCGCCTGAGAAACAAAACTAGCCGCCGCGGCGTCTTCCTGGACACCCTCATCCGAGCGTGCAGTATTCCGATTGTCGCTTCTATCGGCCTTGCTCTCGTCCGTTGGCATGAAGTGTCATTCGGTGAGCCCTCGCTCGTTTACGGGATCGTGGTCATGTCGACCATGGCGCTGCTCGTCCCCTCGCTTATCACTTGA
- a CDS encoding iron-containing alcohol dehydrogenase family protein — protein sequence MSQTADIPEQLIIERNALKKWKRTDVYNWVTEQTVVIISGAGKTCRVADRLAHDIQPDTGRVHVLKCRDNTLDTINALERQVLESSANIVIGVGGGKALDVAKVVGTRSNVPVVLVPTSVSNDAICSPVAVIRMNKKASLGVKMPQAVIIDLEVIASSPERLTIAGIGDLLSNKTAIFDWDLACRAQQDTMNTFARLMANHAVEAFMNTVGNRSFDKTTLVKVLAESLVMSGIAMSVAGSSRPCSGSEHLISHALDYYCGGKALHGEQVALGILVAEYLQDEHRSSGNVRQYYEQLGLPTHFGDLGYTREEMALAIRMAPAMRDRYTVLNEFSFNDRQIDQLLDDVFPSRTGKRVISFA from the coding sequence TTGAGTCAGACGGCAGACATCCCGGAACAGCTTATCATTGAACGCAATGCGTTGAAAAAGTGGAAACGGACAGATGTCTACAATTGGGTAACAGAACAAACGGTTGTCATCATTAGTGGTGCAGGGAAGACGTGCCGCGTCGCCGATCGCCTCGCCCACGACATCCAACCGGATACCGGACGCGTACACGTCCTGAAGTGCCGAGACAACACACTCGACACGATCAACGCTCTAGAGCGCCAAGTGTTGGAGTCGTCCGCGAACATCGTCATCGGCGTCGGCGGAGGGAAAGCGCTGGATGTGGCGAAAGTCGTCGGCACCCGCTCCAACGTCCCGGTCGTCCTCGTGCCCACTTCTGTCTCCAATGACGCCATTTGTTCCCCCGTAGCCGTCATCCGCATGAACAAGAAGGCGAGCCTCGGGGTGAAAATGCCGCAAGCGGTCATCATTGATTTGGAGGTGATCGCTTCCAGTCCAGAGCGGTTGACGATCGCCGGCATCGGCGATTTACTGTCAAACAAGACGGCCATTTTCGACTGGGACTTGGCATGCCGGGCTCAACAGGATACAATGAATACGTTCGCCCGCCTCATGGCGAATCACGCGGTTGAAGCGTTTATGAATACAGTAGGCAACCGTTCGTTTGACAAAACGACGTTAGTAAAAGTACTGGCCGAATCGCTCGTGATGAGCGGCATCGCCATGTCCGTCGCAGGATCGAGCCGGCCGTGCAGCGGATCAGAGCATTTGATCAGTCACGCGCTGGACTACTACTGCGGGGGGAAAGCACTCCACGGCGAACAAGTGGCCCTTGGCATTCTCGTCGCGGAATATTTGCAGGACGAACACCGGTCCAGTGGCAATGTCCGCCAGTACTACGAACAGCTGGGGCTTCCCACACATTTCGGTGACCTTGGGTATACCCGGGAAGAGATGGCCCTCGCCATTCGCATGGCACCCGCTATGCGCGATCGGTACACAGTTTTAAACGAGTTTTCGTTTAACGATCGCCAAATCGATCAGTTGTTGGACGACGTGTTTCCGTCAAGGACCGGAAAGCGGGTGATCTCATTCGCCTAG
- a CDS encoding glycosyltransferase, with product MDKLKKNVVHITTVHHPYDTRIYYKECISLYKAGYNVTLIAPEIRGFKKDKVNIIPIKKYRNRLLRMFLTTVQAYKKARDIKADYYHIHDPELLPVARILKKDDNVVIYDIHEDYETSILQKKYIIKPIRKIVALSYRVVERILTRKLELCLAEKYYKRKYPKGICILNYPILNDKITSLQIEQKQSKNLIYTGNVTIDRGALLHASLPLIDTNVSVHFVGKCDSRLANQMYDIAGSRKNQLFIKGIDRFVPREEIDNQYISHDWLAGLALFPPTDHYRQKELTKFFEYMMAGIPILCSDFPVWKRFVEKYACGIAVNPLNELEIKCALKYLKENPKIARKMGENGRKAVQEKLNWQLEEKKLIKWYSDIWRRT from the coding sequence TTGGATAAATTAAAAAAAAATGTGGTTCATATAACAACGGTACATCATCCATATGATACAAGAATTTATTACAAAGAGTGCATATCTCTCTACAAAGCAGGTTACAATGTAACACTAATTGCTCCTGAGATACGAGGATTCAAAAAGGACAAAGTAAATATCATCCCCATAAAAAAGTATCGAAATCGATTGCTCAGAATGTTTCTTACAACAGTACAAGCATATAAAAAAGCTCGTGATATAAAAGCTGACTATTACCACATACATGATCCAGAGCTTTTGCCAGTAGCTAGGATTTTAAAAAAAGATGACAATGTTGTTATATATGATATACACGAAGATTACGAGACGAGTATCTTGCAAAAAAAATACATTATTAAGCCTATCCGAAAAATTGTGGCATTGTCTTACCGTGTCGTTGAGAGGATTTTGACCCGAAAATTAGAACTATGTTTAGCTGAGAAATATTATAAAAGGAAATACCCAAAAGGAATATGTATATTAAACTACCCTATTCTAAATGACAAAATTACTTCTCTTCAGATAGAACAAAAACAAAGCAAAAATTTAATTTATACCGGAAATGTTACAATTGATCGTGGAGCTTTGTTACATGCGAGCCTTCCTTTAATTGATACTAACGTTTCCGTTCACTTTGTAGGGAAATGTGATTCTCGTTTAGCTAATCAAATGTATGACATAGCAGGAAGCAGAAAGAATCAACTCTTCATTAAAGGGATTGATCGCTTTGTTCCGAGAGAAGAAATTGATAATCAATATATTAGTCATGATTGGTTAGCCGGATTAGCTCTTTTTCCACCAACAGATCATTATAGACAAAAAGAACTTACTAAGTTTTTTGAGTATATGATGGCAGGTATACCCATTTTGTGTTCAGATTTCCCAGTTTGGAAACGTTTTGTAGAAAAATATGCCTGTGGCATCGCAGTTAATCCTTTGAATGAATTGGAAATAAAGTGTGCCTTGAAATATCTTAAGGAAAATCCAAAGATTGCAAGGAAAATGGGAGAAAACGGAAGAAAGGCTGTTCAAGAAAAGTTGAATTGGCAGTTAGAAGAAAAAAAGTTAATTAAATGGTACAGTGATATATGGAGGAGGACTTAA
- a CDS encoding glycosyltransferase: MKKVKVLFFIYQMGGGGAARTLLNIMNNLDRSKFKPVLVTLNFNGAYESELKPDVTFIKLNSKRLRGAVFPLAKIIRDEKADIVFSTIPNVNTIAIISRLLSLTGAKNIIREADNLGGTFRTNLKLRCFGIIYRLSHQIISLSEGVKENLITRYGIPSENVKVIYNPVDLQDIEDKVKHGEIAPEHRKLFNTEDKVIITAGRLVEQKDHRTLLNAFAKVSRHINSRLIVLGEGPLKEELLQQADDLNIGDRVHFVGFQKNPYVYFKQADLFVLSSKHEGFSHVITEALATGTPVVSTDCPSGPSEVLNNGEYGRLCEVGNAEEMAEQMLEVLTLKKEKRASEIVDKGYKRALDFEAKKIVQQYEDIFIDTLKQ, translated from the coding sequence ATGAAAAAGGTGAAAGTTTTATTCTTCATTTACCAGATGGGTGGAGGAGGTGCTGCGCGGACGTTATTAAATATTATGAACAATTTAGACAGGTCAAAATTCAAACCTGTGCTTGTAACTCTTAACTTTAACGGCGCTTACGAATCCGAATTAAAACCAGATGTAACGTTTATTAAACTGAACTCTAAACGGCTGAGAGGAGCTGTATTCCCCCTAGCCAAAATCATACGGGATGAAAAGGCCGATATCGTCTTTAGTACTATCCCCAACGTCAATACGATCGCCATCATTTCCCGGTTGTTGTCGTTAACAGGTGCGAAAAACATAATCAGAGAAGCCGACAATTTGGGAGGGACGTTTCGGACGAATTTGAAACTGAGATGTTTTGGCATCATTTATAGATTATCCCATCAAATTATCTCGTTGTCAGAAGGTGTTAAAGAAAATTTGATCACGAGATACGGCATCCCTTCCGAAAATGTTAAAGTGATCTATAATCCTGTTGACCTTCAAGATATAGAAGATAAAGTAAAACATGGGGAAATAGCGCCCGAACACCGTAAACTTTTTAATACAGAGGACAAAGTGATTATAACAGCGGGGCGACTGGTCGAACAGAAAGATCACCGTACATTACTGAATGCCTTTGCTAAGGTAAGCAGGCACATCAACAGCCGATTGATCGTTTTAGGCGAAGGCCCTTTAAAGGAAGAATTGTTGCAGCAAGCGGACGATTTAAACATCGGAGACCGCGTGCATTTTGTCGGGTTTCAGAAAAATCCGTATGTATACTTTAAACAAGCAGATTTATTTGTGTTGTCATCGAAGCACGAAGGTTTTAGTCATGTCATTACAGAAGCGCTTGCAACGGGAACGCCTGTTGTATCAACAGATTGTCCATCCGGCCCTAGTGAGGTTTTAAACAACGGTGAGTATGGACGTTTGTGCGAAGTCGGCAACGCCGAGGAAATGGCTGAGCAGATGCTGGAAGTGTTGACACTAAAAAAAGAAAAACGAGCTTCCGAAATTGTAGATAAAGGATATAAACGGGCTTTAGATTTTGAGGCAAAAAAGATCGTTCAACAATATGAGGATATATTTATCGACACATTAAAACAATGA
- a CDS encoding ABC transporter ATP-binding protein, whose amino-acid sequence MNAIEVKHLSKQFRKYYDKTLKGYFISLAKRERLYETFYALNDVSFAVKKAEAFAIIGDNGAGKSTLFKILSGIIEKDKGVVQINGKIAPLIELSAGLSRDLSGRENIRLNCAIFGLNREQIEKVYPKIVEFAELEEFIDTPVKFYSSGMKARLGFSIAVHIDAEIILIDEVLAVGDKDFKKKCYAKLEELKKEGKTIVIISHSLKPLQKICDRGLILKKGKVTAIGDIHEMINLYETGKQRGA is encoded by the coding sequence GTGAACGCGATCGAAGTAAAACATTTGAGCAAACAGTTTAGAAAGTACTACGATAAAACGTTAAAAGGTTACTTTATTTCTCTGGCAAAAAGGGAAAGACTGTATGAGACGTTTTACGCTTTGAACGACGTATCCTTTGCAGTCAAAAAGGCTGAAGCTTTTGCGATTATCGGCGACAACGGTGCGGGCAAGAGCACCTTATTTAAAATACTCAGCGGCATTATAGAAAAAGACAAGGGAGTTGTACAAATTAACGGCAAGATTGCTCCGTTGATCGAACTGAGTGCCGGCCTTAGCCGCGATTTGAGCGGGAGAGAGAACATCCGCCTTAATTGTGCCATCTTTGGTTTAAATCGAGAACAGATCGAAAAGGTTTATCCGAAGATCGTCGAATTCGCAGAGCTGGAAGAGTTTATAGATACACCGGTGAAGTTTTACTCTTCGGGGATGAAAGCTCGTCTCGGTTTTTCGATTGCCGTTCACATCGATGCAGAAATAATTCTTATTGACGAAGTGTTGGCTGTTGGTGATAAAGACTTTAAAAAGAAATGTTATGCCAAATTGGAGGAATTAAAGAAAGAGGGAAAGACGATCGTTATCATTTCCCACAGTCTCAAACCGTTACAAAAAATATGTGATCGCGGTTTGATACTGAAAAAAGGAAAGGTCACAGCGATCGGAGACATTCACGAGATGATTAATTTGTATGAAACTGGAAAACAGCGAGGAGCGTGA
- a CDS encoding NTP transferase domain-containing protein, producing the protein MKVVILAAGVGSRLREETADKPKAMIEIKQKPLIQYQVESVLNAGFELKDIVVLTGYKSERIKAHFRGTDVQFIDNPHYDTMNNIYSFWLTRQLGDDILLINSDDFYDERLIPRLMDSEAETAILVDREKELTEEAMRVKLEGNRVKFVNKKIDPAAADGEYIGISKLSVRDLDILYQKADELIRSGETNAWYENAYEACANDIEMMAVDTAGYPWVEIDDPDDLEAARQLASSIVVS; encoded by the coding sequence GTGAAAGTTGTCATCTTAGCGGCCGGCGTCGGCAGCCGATTAAGGGAAGAGACGGCCGACAAGCCGAAAGCGATGATTGAAATCAAACAGAAGCCGCTCATCCAATACCAAGTGGAGAGCGTGCTGAATGCCGGTTTTGAGTTGAAAGACATCGTCGTGCTCACCGGATACAAGTCTGAACGGATTAAAGCGCACTTCCGCGGCACAGACGTTCAGTTTATCGACAACCCGCATTACGATACGATGAACAACATTTACTCTTTTTGGCTTACGAGGCAACTCGGAGACGACATCTTGCTGATCAATTCCGACGATTTTTACGACGAGCGTTTGATCCCGCGCCTCATGGACAGTGAGGCAGAGACTGCTATTCTCGTCGACCGGGAGAAGGAGCTGACCGAAGAGGCGATGCGCGTGAAACTCGAAGGCAACCGTGTGAAATTCGTAAACAAGAAAATCGACCCTGCAGCTGCCGACGGGGAGTATATCGGCATTTCTAAACTGTCTGTCCGCGATTTGGACATCCTGTACCAAAAGGCAGACGAACTGATCCGCTCCGGCGAGACGAACGCCTGGTACGAAAACGCGTACGAAGCTTGCGCCAACGACATCGAGATGATGGCCGTCGATACGGCAGGTTATCCTTGGGTCGAGATTGACGACCCGGACGATCTGGAGGCAGCTAGGCAGTTGGCCTCATCCATCGTCGTTTCGTAA